From the Nodularia sphaerocarpa UHCC 0038 genome, the window AAACTTCAGGATCAACTGTTCCTAGGGGCTGTCGTAACAAAGAGCGCACTTCCAGGGCATAAATAGCATTGATATCTCCCATCAGCATTACTTCCAAACTTTGACGCTGCAAATCTGGGGTTAAGTTGGTGAGTAAGGGTGCTAAAACTTGCCCTGCACCTTGGGGATCCATCTGTGCCAATAGTTCAATGCAAGAGCTTTTATCAGCCGTGTTACCTGTTTCTCCTAAAGCTTTGACTAAGCCCTGTTTGAAGAAGCGCAGACCAACATTTGCGGCACTTAATTCTCCCCGTTCTGCACTCAAAACTAACAAGTCAACATAACGCGCTCGTAATACCCAGACTACTTTTAGACAAGCAGCCGCGATGATTACGGTTTCTCCTACCAATACCCACTTTTGCAGTTCTAGGGAGATGATAAATTGATTGCTGAAAAATAATGTCAGAAGAATAATTATACCTGCCAAACCTGTGGCGATCGCCTCGGCTGTTCCTCCTGATAATGTCTGCGTGCGGCTGCGAATGCGTTCGGGTATCGGTTGGTAGAGAACGGGGCCGCTACTGACAACAAAGGTGTAGCGTAACAGTTCATCAGAGAACTTCAACCCGACTAATCCCCAAAAGAAACCTTGGGCTTGCAATGCTGGGACTAAATTCAGTAAGGCGATCGCACCTGGTAAGATAAAGCCCACAGCAATGGGTAATAGTGCCGCCGTTAAAAATACCCCAAAGCGTTCAGTAACTCGGCTAGAAATAAACCACTGAGTGATTAACTCACACAGACCCACAATGCCACCAAACAGACCTAAAAAGCTAGCCAGTTCCAGGCTGTTTAAAGTTACATTCAGTTCCCGCAGGTATTGAAAATCTACTAATAAGCCAATGATTTGCAACAGACCCACAAAAGCGAACAACTGCAATGTATAGCGCTTTAATGGAGCTTCCAGGCGGCGATGTCGGTTAGCTTGTTCATCGGAAATTACCCGTTGGGGAGCATCAGGAAAAGCTTTGCGATACTTATGACTTAAATAAAATAATATACCTGTTCCGCAGATAATTACAGTACAGGCGATCAGAATCACTTGCTCTAGCTTGATGAATTGCACCATCCAAGGCAAACTAAAGCCACTGATGACATCCGCCACTAACATCCCACTGCTGACTAAGGGATAGGTACGTTTAATTTCGCGGATATTAAATAATTGGTTAGCAACAATAGAGGTATTGAGATCGTTGATTACATAAAGTGCATCTACCCACAGCCGCAGCAGAAACACTAGGGCCACTGTCACGAATGAAATATGTATTCCTCCCCGCAAGGAGACTATAAAGATTAATGGCAACACCATGCAAGGTGCGATCGCCACAATCACCCAACGCAACGGGAAGATTTTTTGCAGCCAAGAATAAACCACAACCAGTGCCATACTCATGAAAGCACTGGCAATATACATCCAAGGCAGAGGACCCGCCCCATATTCATCCAAAAATAGTGCCACTGTACTGTCTTCTGCCCAGCGCAAACCCACTGATACAGTCGTGTAAAAAGCAAACATCATCCAAGTGCGTTCGCCTTCTTCCGGTCGAAGATTCAACCACTGTAACAGTTTTGCTAGAGCGCCTTTATTTGCAGCCAACCAGTTATTTTTGAGTTTCATGCACTGCAACACTAAATTAGATCGAGAATTAGAAGTATGAACAGGATTTGTGATGATATCAAAACCCCTGTAGAGAAATTCTATGGGGCGTTGCTGATTTGAAGTCAAAACCCCTGTAGAGACGTTCCATGGAACGTCTCTACATTTAAATTCATACTTGGTTTGAGCAACGCCTTCTATAGAAAGTCTCTACATTTAAATTCATACGTGGTTTGAGCAACGCCGACTTTTTACCACCAGTATTTACACCCCCACTGAAACACCAGCTACCTGTAGACAAAGGTATCTTAGACCATTGACTTGCTGATCACAAAGAAAACAAAGTTTTATTTCCCCTCATCCTCCCGATCTTCCTCATCCTCCTCATACTTACTTCCCATAAACGGCAAAAATCCTGAGCAACTGAGTATTATCTTTCCCACTCAGCTCTCAGGACTATCAGTTTTCCGAAAATTTCACCGACTTGGGGTCGATTTCAAATTCTCTGTTATGAATTATACTGGATATCTGGAAAAATTGGCGAATTATTTTTTGGGCGAAATTAGCATCATCATATTTCTGCCTTCTTTTTTGGGTGCTTGCTGGAGTTCACCAAGGGGTTCCAAATCCTTAGCCATGCGCTTAAGCAAATGCTCTGCTAAGTCACTGTGTTGGATCTCTCGACCCCGGAACATTACAGTCGCCTTCACTTTATCACCATCTTTGAGGAAGCGCTCGGCTTGCTTAACACGCACATTGTAATCGTGTTCTTCGATTTTATAGCGCATCTTCACTTCTTTAACATCAGCTGTGTGCTGCTTTTTCCTAGCTTCCCGTGCCTTCTTCTCCTGCTCAAACTTATACTTCCCGTAATCCATGATCCGACAAACCGGTGGGTCGGCTTTGTCACTTAGCAATACTAGGTCTAGCTCTTTCTCGTCAGCTAGTTGTAATGCTTCTTGTGGAGGCATAATTCCTAATTGCGCGCCATCATTATCAATGACTCGAATCTTGGGAAAGCGGATGCGCTCGTTGATTTGGGGCAGATCGCGAGTTCGTTTTTTCTCAATCACAGGCATTATGATTATGGAAGCTCTTTAGTAGTTAAGACGTGGATTGGACTTGGTTGGCTTGGTCTTCTTTGGGATGCCTCAGAAGTACAAGACTGAATTTAA encodes:
- a CDS encoding MFS transporter; translation: MKLKNNWLAANKGALAKLLQWLNLRPEEGERTWMMFAFYTTVSVGLRWAEDSTVALFLDEYGAGPLPWMYIASAFMSMALVVVYSWLQKIFPLRWVIVAIAPCMVLPLIFIVSLRGGIHISFVTVALVFLLRLWVDALYVINDLNTSIVANQLFNIREIKRTYPLVSSGMLVADVISGFSLPWMVQFIKLEQVILIACTVIICGTGILFYLSHKYRKAFPDAPQRVISDEQANRHRRLEAPLKRYTLQLFAFVGLLQIIGLLVDFQYLRELNVTLNSLELASFLGLFGGIVGLCELITQWFISSRVTERFGVFLTAALLPIAVGFILPGAIALLNLVPALQAQGFFWGLVGLKFSDELLRYTFVVSSGPVLYQPIPERIRSRTQTLSGGTAEAIATGLAGIIILLTLFFSNQFIISLELQKWVLVGETVIIAAACLKVVWVLRARYVDLLVLSAERGELSAANVGLRFFKQGLVKALGETGNTADKSSCIELLAQMDPQGAGQVLAPLLTNLTPDLQRQSLEVMLMGDINAIYALEVRSLLRQPLGTVDPEVFALALRYVWLAETNPNLTLLEEYLQPRHHSLIRATAAALILRQGTPLQKIAATKTMRRMLTHKQERERVNGVRALREAVYLQALRIYIPKLLEDESLRVRCAVLEMIAATRLEDYYSALIGALYYKSTRSTAMRALIKLENESLEILLDLATNTYKPEVVRMYAWRTIAQISTLEAMESLWLHLEISWGATRYYILRSLVKINKQPEITSIDTFHHSQVEGLIDQELKFLAEIYAAYLDFEQPPILENSQIGRILVIGSLLQRALSELEMDVKERLLLLLRLLYSPEKMQAAAFNLKSESRANVAQGLEILDHTINLPTKAILLNILDRRSPQEKLHCLIEAGLGKYEQMSVSDRLSRMLTLSHLLSDWCLACCFHFAQVSRIRLNIAEILVALRHPTGFVREAAIAYLSVASHRILLELLPKLQQDTHPLVVAQVQEFIKEYVENRE
- the infC gene encoding translation initiation factor IF-3; amino-acid sequence: MPVIEKKRTRDLPQINERIRFPKIRVIDNDGAQLGIMPPQEALQLADEKELDLVLLSDKADPPVCRIMDYGKYKFEQEKKAREARKKQHTADVKEVKMRYKIEEHDYNVRVKQAERFLKDGDKVKATVMFRGREIQHSDLAEHLLKRMAKDLEPLGELQQAPKKEGRNMMMLISPKK